GATGTGCAACTATTTCCATCAGTTGCTCTTCTTGAGCCTTGTTTAACAGCTTCACCGTCTTCTCCTCTTATCTTAACTAATGTTTAATCATTCAAAAAGAAACTACTTAAAGTGATGTACAAAATTTTACGTTTTTACTTATTTTATTTTAAATCATTTTTTGATAATAGATTCATAATTTTCTTAATATTAAAGTTGCTTTGTTAGGCTAATAATACTGTCTTTATAAATACTTACATGAGGACGAAGAAGCTGCAAGATCCAGTAGAATTACTGTTCACATTATTAGTTTGGGTAGGAGTCGTTGCAGCGACAGCCTATTTGGTTGTATGTATATTTCTGTTTTTTCAGCAACCTCGGTTCCTCTTTTTTCCCTCTCCTATTATTGAAACGACACCAGAGTTTTTTCATTTAGGTTACGAAGAGGTTTGGTTGCCTGTGAGCGCTAAATCAGGCAAGGTGGAACGCATTCATGGTTGGTGGATGAAAGCAAGCCAGCCGAATGCCAAAGTTTTGCTGTACTTGCACGGCAATGGTATCAACATTGGTGCAAATCTCGTCCACGCGCATCGATTTCATCAACTGGGATTTTCGGTATTACTAATTGATTACCGGGGTTATGGTCGCAGTGAAGGCGGTTTTCCCAATGAATCAAGGGTTTATCAAGATGCAGCGACAGCTTGGGATTACTTGGTCTACCGGCGACAGATTCCACCAAACCAAATTTTTCTTTACGGACATTCCCTGGGGGGTGCAGTGGCTATTGATTTGGCTCTCAAACACCCCAACGCCGCAGGATTAATTGTGGAGTCCTCTTTTACCTCAATTCGGAAAGTCATTGCTTACAGGAACAATTTTTGGATGTTTCCAGTCGATTTGATCTTGACACAGCGCTTTGATTCGATTATGAAAGTGCCAAATTTAAAAATGCCAGTTTTATTTATTCACGGTACTGCTGATGTCATAGTACCGGCTTTTATGAGCCAAGACTTGTATGCTGCTGCTCCCGAACCAAAAAAGTTGGTTCTTGTTCCTGATGCAGGACATAACAATGTGGCAGAAGTCGCTCCTTCTAGATATCTGCAAGCGATACAGTCTTTTGTTATCAGTACTGAGTAAAAAGGTTTACGAAAAATCGTTAGTGTTTCCTTGCACTTAAACTTATTGCTCAGAACTTAGGACTGTCTTCCTCATGTAATAACAACCCTTATAAGTCAACAATTAGGGTTAGCAAATCTCATAAAAATTGAATTAGTTTCTAATACGAATATTTTCAATAAGTATTCGTAAAAAATTAGCATAATATCTCCCTTTTCAAAGAGGAGGTTACTTTGTCATTTGAAAAATGAGTGGAGAAAATTCCTTTTCCTCTTTGCTTCAAACTGATAGAGCAGAACGATATCATTTAGCTAGCCAAAATTTTTACTATTTTTCTTAAATAAAAAAAATCACTACGTAACAATCCGGAAAAGTGACTAACATAGTAGAAGAGATTACATAGGTATAACTTCATTTTTAATTGCCGCAAGAGGCTCCTTACAATGGCTACTACATCGTTGTTTTTGTTAAAAATTCTCGAAAATTCAACCATTGAAATTTCTCAAGATGAATTGCGGACGCTTTTAGGTGAAATAGAAGCTGAACTACATCGAAGTAAAGTTTATCGTCGTGCTATGGCGATGTTGCAAAATTTGCTAGGCTCTTCCGAGCAAGCTAACATTTTGTTTAAAGCAGTAGGTAGAGAAGCTATTGGTTTGGCATTTCGACAATTTGTGCAACAGTATCAGAAAACTGAGCAGAACCAGCTACAGGAAGACAGCGCGAGTAAAACACCACCCGACGATTTATCGCATGATGTATCACAGTCCTTAACAAGTGTTAAAGAGGACCAAAAAACAACTATCGAGACTGATAGTCAAGCCAATTTACCATCAGAATCTCAGGTAGAAAGTCATACAGCCAATGATTCCATCAAAGTTAAAGAAGACAGTCCCAAAACAAAAACATCAATTGGGTGGCGAAATCCTAGTAGAAAACGCAGACAAGTTGAACTAGCCAAGCAAATCGCAGCCGAACAGCGCGTAGAAACTCTGCGGCAAATCGGTCAACAACTACGGCAAGTTCGTGAGTCCCAAGGTCTTTCTCTTAGCCAACTTCACGTTTACACTCACGTACCACTTCGTCACATGGAGGCAGTGGAGAACGGTAATTGGGAATTATTGCCAGAGGATGTCTATGTTCGTGGCTTTATCCGTGTCATGGCTAATGCTCTGGGATTAAATGGTACAAATATAGCTGCTTCCTTGCCTGCTCCAGAGCCAGTCACAGCAATTTTACCTTCCTGCTATCAGTATAAAAGTCGTTTTGGATTTGGAATAGGACTGCGTCCCGTGCATTTGTATGTGGGTTATGCAGCCCTCGTTGCTGGGTCAGTGGGGGGATTGTCAATCATGTCGTCTCAGCAAGCAAATGCAGACAGACTGATGAATACAGATGCAGCAACTCCAGCTTCTTCATCATTCACTGAGTCCTTGCAGGAAACAAAACCAACTTCTAAACCGGGGCTATCTAGTAGTGCTAATGTCACCGTTGGACCTGATATTGCTCCACCAGAAGCTCTTTAAGAGTGATGAGTGATGAGTTATGAGCGTCAACTTATGAATATAAATTACGGATTACAAAACTTTGTTTCATTCATAATTCATAGCTCTTAACTCCTTTGGCTAGATAGTGTAAATCTTGCATTTTAAGTACTTAGACCGAATTAATTACACACATTGTTTTCCCGTTCCCTGTTAAGAGTTCCCTGTTAAGAGTCTCCACAAATGGATTTCATTTTGCCCAACTACTTATGAAACTGTAAGTTTCATGTACTCTTTTGATACTCTTTTGAAAGTGACAAAGTGCAAGATTTGAGATTTATTACATTCTCATACCCTACATTCAGAAAAGCCAGAAGACTTGATGTATAGTGATTAATTATTGATAAAAGACAGCAATAGTTATTATGATTTGCTGCCTAAATCCCGAATGCTCTAATCCCTTAAATTCGGAAGGAACAAACTTCTGTGGGAATTGCGGGGCAGAGCTGATTTCGTTACTCAGGGGTCATTACCGCATCATCAAACCATTGGGAGGTGGGGGGTTTGCTCGCACCTACCTTGCAGAGGATGCAGACAAGCTTGATGAAAAATGCGTGGTCAAGCAACTGGCACCACAACTTCAAGGGAGCTGGTCACGTCAAAAGGCGTCTGAGTTATTTCAGCAAGAGGCAAAACGTCTACAACATTTAGGGGAACATCCCCAAATTCCCACCCTGTATGCCTACTTTAAGGAAGATAACTACCTGTATTTGGTGCAGCAGTTTATTGAAGGGCAGGATTTATTGCAGGAGTTAAAACAACAGGGTTTGTTTGATGAAGCAAAGATTCGAGAGTTTTTAAAAGATTTATTACCTGTCTTGGCAACAGTACATCAGCAGCAGGTGATTCACCGAGATATTAAGCCAGAAAATATCCTTCGCCGTGAAAGTGATGGTAAGTTAGTACTCATTGATTTTGGGGTGTCAAAGCAAAAGACGGAAACGGTAAACCCTAAACCAGGAACATACATTGGTTCGTTTGGGTACGCTCCATTAGAGCAAATGTATTCAGGTGAAGCTTATCCTGCTAGTGACCTTTATTGCTTAGGAGCAACAACGTTTCATCTATTGACTGGTGTTTCCCCCTGGACTATATGGATGAAACAGGGCTATAGCTGGATTTCTACCTGGCGGCAGTATTTAATACAACCGATAAGTCAGGAATTAGGGCTGATTATCGATAAGTTACTGCAAGAGAACTATAAACAGCGTTATCTCTCAGCAGAGGCCGTCTTACAAAGCTTGAATTCTGAGCTACCACCAGAGTCTACCCCAGTGTTTACAGTACTCTCGCCTCTTCAACCAAGAACACTAACGCCACAAATTCAACAGCAACCACCTGAATATCTAGCGCAGTTCTCCATAGAGAAATTATTGCCTTGGGCACTCTTGGCAGGGTCAGGGAGTTCGTTTCTGGCCCTCGTCCTTCTCTGTTCTGTCGCAACTATTTGGATTAGCTCTGGTTTATGGTTGATTATTTTAGTTGGATTAATCTTTGCCCAGCCTCGCTCAATTTTTGAAAAGACTTATTTGTTTATTGTTGCCGTAATTACGACATTATTTATTATCTTTATCTACAATAATTTGTTCATTGCGAATCCTCTCAAAGCTGGTATAGATGGATTTTTAGTTTTAGTCTTGCTAGTCATTCTTGCTGGATTACTGACATTTACTCTCTTGAATCTGTCTCAGCTATTGAACAGATTTATCTCTAAATATTTCTAATTTATTATAGATAAATTTTGTTTGAGCAAGGTCAGTTTTTATGAAAAATAACAAAGAAAATATCCAGGTAGTTATTTCTTTGAGTCTAGCTGGCTTACTGATAGGAGCTATTTTATGGTTATTAGGTAAAGTGATTCGTCCTGAGAGAGAGTATTCTGGGGAATTTCAACAAAATAATGTCTCACTTACTCCATCCTATATAAATTCACCTTTGAACCACCGGATGAGTTTGGGTGAGAAAATTTTTATCACAGAAGGAAGACCTCCCGACAAGGAAGCTGGAAGGAAAGCATTTGAAGCTGGGGATTTTGCCACTGCTGTTAGTAAATTCCAAGTATCTCTGCAAAATAAACGTAATGACCCCGAGACATTAATCTATTTGAACAATGCCAAAATTGGTAAATCGAAAGCCCTAAAAGTTGCTGTCGTTGTGCCGATTGGTATTTCCCTAAATGAAGCGGAAGAGATTTTACGCGGGGTGGCTCAAGCTCAGGATGAGGTGAATAGCAATGGAGGAATTAATGGGCTACCGTTGCAACTCCAAATTGTTAGTATTAATAACTTTGAAATTCTCAAACAGCTAGATACCGAATTAGTTAATGACCCTAGCATATTGGCGGTTGTAGGGTTTAGC
The sequence above is a segment of the Mastigocladopsis repens PCC 10914 genome. Coding sequences within it:
- a CDS encoding protein kinase domain-containing protein, producing the protein MICCLNPECSNPLNSEGTNFCGNCGAELISLLRGHYRIIKPLGGGGFARTYLAEDADKLDEKCVVKQLAPQLQGSWSRQKASELFQQEAKRLQHLGEHPQIPTLYAYFKEDNYLYLVQQFIEGQDLLQELKQQGLFDEAKIREFLKDLLPVLATVHQQQVIHRDIKPENILRRESDGKLVLIDFGVSKQKTETVNPKPGTYIGSFGYAPLEQMYSGEAYPASDLYCLGATTFHLLTGVSPWTIWMKQGYSWISTWRQYLIQPISQELGLIIDKLLQENYKQRYLSAEAVLQSLNSELPPESTPVFTVLSPLQPRTLTPQIQQQPPEYLAQFSIEKLLPWALLAGSGSSFLALVLLCSVATIWISSGLWLIILVGLIFAQPRSIFEKTYLFIVAVITTLFIIFIYNNLFIANPLKAGIDGFLVLVLLVILAGLLTFTLLNLSQLLNRFISKYF
- a CDS encoding helix-turn-helix domain-containing protein — its product is MATTSLFLLKILENSTIEISQDELRTLLGEIEAELHRSKVYRRAMAMLQNLLGSSEQANILFKAVGREAIGLAFRQFVQQYQKTEQNQLQEDSASKTPPDDLSHDVSQSLTSVKEDQKTTIETDSQANLPSESQVESHTANDSIKVKEDSPKTKTSIGWRNPSRKRRQVELAKQIAAEQRVETLRQIGQQLRQVRESQGLSLSQLHVYTHVPLRHMEAVENGNWELLPEDVYVRGFIRVMANALGLNGTNIAASLPAPEPVTAILPSCYQYKSRFGFGIGLRPVHLYVGYAALVAGSVGGLSIMSSQQANADRLMNTDAATPASSSFTESLQETKPTSKPGLSSSANVTVGPDIAPPEAL
- a CDS encoding alpha/beta hydrolase, whose translation is MRTKKLQDPVELLFTLLVWVGVVAATAYLVVCIFLFFQQPRFLFFPSPIIETTPEFFHLGYEEVWLPVSAKSGKVERIHGWWMKASQPNAKVLLYLHGNGINIGANLVHAHRFHQLGFSVLLIDYRGYGRSEGGFPNESRVYQDAATAWDYLVYRRQIPPNQIFLYGHSLGGAVAIDLALKHPNAAGLIVESSFTSIRKVIAYRNNFWMFPVDLILTQRFDSIMKVPNLKMPVLFIHGTADVIVPAFMSQDLYAAAPEPKKLVLVPDAGHNNVAEVAPSRYLQAIQSFVISTE